The following nucleotide sequence is from Bactrocera oleae isolate idBacOlea1 chromosome 2, idBacOlea1, whole genome shotgun sequence.
CGCATGAAACGaacaaaataagtttttatgcTCGCGCTTGCTCATTCAACAGGCTGCAAACAtgcatttaaacaaatataatatatgcaaagcttCGAGCGCGTTAATATGTGTGCAGCGGAAACTTattcgtgtgtatgtgtgtttgtgtgaattTGACGAAACATTTTTGAAGTGAAGTGTTGTTAtacgtgaaaatatatttttagtgttCGGTGATCTTGTCGTCTTGGTGATCGTCTTCGACATTTTCTGCGGtttttttattcgaaaaaaGAACTGGAGCAGAATTACAAAGTAAACgagcaatataaataaaacatagcATAACAGTAAAGATTTcgttatttttaatgcaaatactTAGAAATAACTACGTACATTATGGAAACTGTTTAGTAAAAAATTGCATGTAAAAAGCAATAAGTCACTAAACAATCACcctgaataataaaaaaataattataactaaaataaatgcTTTTGTTTCAGAAATTAGTGCTACGCATTTAGACTAAATTTGTCCTTAAACTACACATTATTTGCTGAACGTCATTTATTTACCACTTCATTTGCTTTTTGTTATACTTTATTGCAGCGAACGAGATATTTGACATCGAACCTTAGTAAActtaaaactatataaatttcTTGTATCGAAACAAGCAACAGTAAATCgatcaaaatgtttaaaagccaTTTGGAAATGATTGGTCGCAATGAGACCCCCAGCAAGAAGGCGAAATTCTGGCAATCTTACATCAGATCCTTGAAGGGTGAGTTTATGAAGCATAATCGTCATACAGCATAAACCGAAATTTTCAGGAAATTTCTtcataaaaaaatcattaaaaaatttagtaatatcAAACTCTATTTTAGATGACCACGAGAacctttcataaaattttttttactataatagAATTATATTTAGTAgaactataaaatatttgaaaactcttAGCGAAATACTCTATAGCGTCTGTGATACCTTTTGAAATTGATTTTAGTTTGAAAAGAAGTTTAGGTAGTGGTGAAATAACCTACCTAGGAAGTTGAGCCTGTTAATAAAAATAGGCATCCCATATGATTTGGTCTGACTATgaactatatacaaatatgaaagGGAATCTACCATTATAAAATTATCTTTCAAGCTTAaagattttagaaaataaaatttctaagaATGGGGCCGTAGAGGTTTTAAGGATGTAATGTTTATCTATGTTCTAAAGAACTGTTCCCCGAAATTTCAAAAGGGAGTAACCGTAGCTCGTAAATGGCTCGAGCACTTTTAGTGGTTTcttataataatacaataagtGAATGTCAATTCATAAATGAATACAGAATCTTAGCGCGACGTCATGGAACAGCTTCTTGTTCTCTACACTTTTGATTATACTATACGTAGTTAAAGtgtttcgaaaaatttaataattgagtCGACGGAATAGACTAGAGTTACATGACAACCTTCTTTCAAAATAGTGCTTCtaaacaaacttttaaaaagCTAATACTTTTAACTCTGAAATAAGTAAAACAGCAGAGCTCATAGGAGGGCTGCATTTTGCAAACTGGAAAgttattgcttttatatttgttttggaAAACAAATGAGATTTTAGTCTCGATGGTAttacaatgggcctcctaaaggcttAGCCtacctaaaataaaatattacaccaTTTAAAAATTCTCTACATTTTTTTGAAGAACTAGGTATATGTTTGAACTGAAATTCATACATCatcattttagtttatttattagttATAGAATAAAGtattcataataataaaaatatatatacttacgtaACTTTATGCACCTCTTTAAGAATTATGAGGATCAGTTTCAAGGTGctcactttcaaaaaaaaaaaaaaaatatgaaacagtTTCTTTCATGCGACAACTTCTCgcctttctatatatatttaaatatatttataaaatttactataCATAAACGTTATCGAGTTCACACTTTGTACATAGACACAGAACATTTGATCTCTTCATTCATATACTATAAAGCGATTGGAATGCTTGTCGAagcactaaatatttttaatttgtgtaataaaaattttctacgcacacacacacacacacatgcacattcaCAAAATTTGAGTGAAATCTTGACTAAAATCAACGAAACTGTGCGCTATTTTCGAAATAAGAAATCAACGCAGTCAGCTAGCCTGCCAACAGATTGCTTATTTTCGTATcgaaaagtatatattatatatttccactatacgaaatcataaaacaatatgtctttaaaaaatatacgaaatttATCAAACTGAAAATCGCTAAAATACACAGAAATAGATAgattgaaagaaaaattttcgaaagcaGACAAAAACTAATGCTTCGGTGAAACTGCGAAAATATGCGTGGCGATTAATGTGTTTTCGCAGTGTGAAATTGGCGAAAAGCCAAAATTGAAAACGTAAAACCTAGCGAATAAACAGAGAGTGGAAATATGCAATGAAACTACAACATtgaattttgcttttgttgtaaactATGTATGTAGTCGTATGTGTTTATGCGTGGAATGCTATTTCGGCGCTGGATAAACTGCTAgcgttatttaatatttaaactaatttattgttaatattttggtGGCCAAATGTTTCAGAAATAAGCTCCCATCATTTTACAACACAAattagtttgaaaaattttgaaaagctaatttcgaaaaatccaaattcgaatttcgaaaaagttttGACTTAGTCGCACACTTGCAATGCAAAATGTGTATCGACAAGCACTAAAATAACGGGCTGTAAGCGTTTACATTGCGttttataaatatggtatacGCACATATATTTGGTAAACATATATTGGGTAGACGCATCGCCACAGCTGAGaatgttaattttatttgtggaaatttaagagatttttacACTATAAAATCTTGAATCTGTTAGTGTTTATATTGCATTATTATTTGGTTTTGTTCGATTTTTTGAGCTCAACAAATATGCGAAAATTTGTTGGTGTAAGATCTTTTGAGTAATACAAACATGGAGGGAATGAGTTTAGATAATATTTGGTCCTGACCTGCTTATGAGGGCTAAATACATAGATAAAGTTATGATATATCGAAAGGTATAAAAGAGTCAAAAGTATTGATTagaatagttatatatatatatatatatacatatatcctctctgaaccaccccgttatgcggattaagaaaatataaaagtactccacctacttatatatatctatatatatgttatattttaggtggagtacttttatattttattaatcagcataacggggtggttcagagaggaatCAATAGAGTTAGGGCACTTAAGTCCCGGTGGTATGACAATGAGCTTCCTAAAGGCTTAGATGCGTCATAAgacactctacctacctacctacctacctaatcCCCATAACTGTTAATTTTGCgaatattcaaaacattttaattttgccaaaaaaaatacttatataattattaatcgTTTTGAGCGCAAGGCATATTGAGAATAATTACAAGAAAATATCAAGATGAAACAATTTCGAACAAATATAAGAAACTTATCGaaatactttatataaaattaagaaaacgcTCCTATTAAGTTTTCCATTCATATTTTCCGCTTCTAGGATCCGAAGATATCCGGGCTCATGAGACTCCACGCGTCAGCCGTCCATACAGCTCGTACTTGGACTCGCCAGCCACATACAGGAGCATCTTCGATGAACCCGCCACTGCCAACGAGCGTGTGCAGTCGCATGGCTACAGATACTTGCCAGTGAGCAGAGACACTTATGGCTACTCGCCACGTGCCATCTATGACCATCACTACAGCAGAACTAGTAAGTGTTTGTGAAAATTTACAATAGCTTTGTTTAgctttgtatttaaaatattatatttatacatgcaGTCAATAGGGATGTGCCGGCAAAAAAGTTGATTTAttcattttcaataattaaacgataattttaattatgcttTGAGAGTAATAGTAATATTTTACTAAAGTAgtaataaataagtataaattcgttttgtaaattttaaaaataataaaataaaaaatatacatcatATTAAAGTAAAATCTAGCGAAGGTTATCGATaagtgttttttaattaaattttaaaatagatatcttactaaagtaaaatttatcgAAAGATGATTGTAGTAGATGATGTTTAATTAAAGCAGTATTACTTCGTTTCATACATATTGATTATACATctaatgaattaattaaaattaaataatggttAATAGCCTATTATTATGATTATATTTTTACTGAATTTGCGGCATTGCCACTAACGAATTTTCCGAAACTAACGAAAAATTTCCTTTCATAACGATTATTAAACTTGTTCGATAAATTTAGAATAATGAACTTTCTGGTCGAAATACATAGTAATTTTTACATTATACATATCT
It contains:
- the Mf gene encoding uncharacterized protein Mf isoform X7, producing MFKSHLEMIGRNETPSKKAKFWQSYIRSLKGSEDIRAHETPRVSRPYSSYLDSPATYRSIFDEPATANERVQSHGYRYLPVSRDTYGYSPRAIYDHHYSRTIPANYDAERAWNDHLKRMQEIERRYPSRYGLYLKDKPYTPNALVPLEYEPEDKLLQELNKARNI